Below is a genomic region from Fulvia fulva chromosome 13, complete sequence.
GAGGCCTGAGGTTTCGAAGAAGGAGGAATCTGGTAGGCGTATGTTTGGAGGACGAAGTATTTATTATCAGAGCAAAGGAGAAAGGATCTTGACACAATACGATCACATGTTATCGTACACGCGTACATGAACAAGTTACCAAGCAACAGCACCCAGGGATATCTCAAGCGAACCATAACCAAAATCCAAACTCTCCCAAGTCTCCCATATTCTTCTTCCCCTACGGCTCCCATCCCCTTCCCACCCCTACGGCTCCAACCTCAACCTCCCCTTCCCCTCACCACCACCACTTCCCCCTCTCCCCCTACTCCCCACAACACTAACCCCCACACTAACCGCCTCCGGCAACGGCGGCACAACAACCACCATCCACAGCCCCACCATGCCCGAATAATGGATCAGCGGCGTACAATGAATCCACCTCGCCTTCCCCTCTCCCTCGCCCTCCTCATTCGGCTCGTTCAACCACCTTACCCTTGCTGTGACGTTCTTGCGGTGCTTCAGGGCCGTCTCGAGGTCGGAGCGCATCCTCGGTGATCCGCCGATGCGGTGAAGGAAGTGCGACTGGAGCGTTCCCGGGGTGCGGAGGGTGGGGGATGTGAAGAGGATGCGGAGGGAGGGGTGCGGGCGGATTAGGAGGTACTGTGGGTGGGTTAGCTGAGAGTAAAGGGAGGGAGGGAGAAAGGGTCGGCAGGTGCTGCGGTACTGGGGTGAAGGGAAAGACAGGACGTGGGGACGTACGTATTTGTACACGCCGGAGAGGTTTCCTGGCATGCCGCCGTCTTTGAACAGTTGGGAGGGAGAATGGCTGGAGGCCGCTCCATCCTGTGGTACGTCGTCCACGGGATCTTGATCAGAATGCTCGGCGCCACTATCCTCCAGGACCACACGTGGTGATGGCTGGGCCGGCTTCTCAGCTGCAGGTTCGTAAGCTCTATCAAGACCACGTTGAAGGGAGCCGCCAATTTTGCGGACGATGTCAATCTCCGGCATGTCGAACATATCGCTAAGAGCTTTGAAGTCGGCGTAAGGGTCAGGGGATGGGAGGACTTCTTCCTCGGCTCCGGAGGGGTGCGCGGAATCTTGTTCGACGAGACGACTGAGACTTTCCATGCCGCTGCAGTTCTTCAGCAGGCCGGAGACGTCGACTTGGGCGCCGAGGAAGTAGCGGACTTTGCCCTCGCTGGAACGGAGTTAGCAGAGTGAAGTTGGTGAAGGTCCTGGAGGGATGTGAGGACATACCTGTCCATCAGTGGCGCGTTCATGACGAGACTCAAGAACGGACTGCCATCGCGACGATAGTTGACAAAGATCTCCGTGTGGTCTCTGTTCTCCTGGCACGATATCGCAAAGCGGCGGCAGGAATCTACTGTCGTACCTGGTCCTTGCATGAAGCGGCAGTTTCTGCCGAGAACGTACTCCAGGCTGCAGCCAGAATGTCGAGTGAAGGCTTCCGACGCTAGAATGATGGGATTATCCTTCCTGGTGGGGTCTGTGATACAGAACACTTCAGCGAGGCCATTGCTTGTCTCGAGAAAGCGGACGGGTAGCGTCCCGGTGATACGACGCTGGACAATGGTACTGACGGCCTTGATCCAGGTGTGGGTTATGTAGTAGTGCAAGTCGTCCTTGAGCAAGGCATCGAAGGCTTCTTGTGCTGCAGCTTCGAGTTGTGCATTGGTCGCCACACCTGAAGGGTGAAGACCTCGGTCGTGCGGCAATGAAGACAGCACTTCTGCAAGGGAGTTTGCGTAGTCAAGCGCCTTCTTTGCTTTGCTTGCTGCCAGGTAGTAAGTCAAGAGGTTGACCCTCCACGGTCTGCACTTCCTAAGGATATTCGAGAACTTCGACAGAAGCTTCGGATCTTGGAGGATGATGCGCAGATGTGCTTGGCTGTAAAGCTGCTCCGCCCGCTTTTCCAGCGAGTACAGCTCCAAATTGCGTTCCTCAGCCTCTGTGCTCGGCTTGATAAGATCCCAAGAGGTCTCATCGTCAACAACCTCCAGCTCGGTGTTCACTATACCGCTTTTGTCTGGCGATGGAGTTTGCAGCTGGACTAGGGCCTCCTCCGGTAGCGTTGCGGGGACTGGAGGAGcgcccgagaggacggaaGCCAGCGAGGGCCGATTAGTATGGTTGTGAGGCGAGGTACCATTGTTCATGGAGGTCTTTGAGCGTGAGACTGGTAGCGATGATGGTCTCGATCTTTCTCGAACGGGAGCGTCGTCCTTGACTCGAGAAACAGAAGATCGAGGTTGTAAGAGGCCGTCGTCAAACTCGGAAAAGCTCAGCGACACATCATCGCAATCTCCGCGAAGGGTCACTGTCTTGCTTCTGCCAGAAGAGTGCTCACGATTGATAGACCCGTTGGCGCTGTCTGCGCGCTCTGTCTCTCCCCTCTTGGCGCTCGACACTCGGTCTGGTATAGGCATAGGAGTGTATGTAGGTGGAATCGGGAACAGTGCAGGATCAGTCAAGGACTCCTTGGAGGTGACGTTGCGAAGTCTGCTGTGCTGCTCATCATCACTTATATCCCTTCCACTGGTAAGATCGTCCAGTGAGCGTGGGTGGCGATGTTCGCGCTTCCGAAATGTGCTGAACTTCTGGAGTAACTTATGTCCGGACCGCGTTGAGGTCTCCATGGTGCGTGGGATGAAGATGAAACGAGATGAGCCATGGCGGTATGTCTGTTCTTGACCTTGGGACAGAGGGTAGCTCCACCTGCTTCGACAAATCTCCGGCAGTGCATGCCCTGGTCTAAACCTTGAACCTGTAAGCGCTTCACTGCTCGATCCTCAGCGAGAATTGCGTTCACCAGACTGAATAGTGTCAGGTTCTTCAAGCGCGTACGTCCTTGTCAACCTTGTTCCACGCAAATGAGGTGCATTTTGAGTTCCTGTCTGGCGTGAAGAACCTGAACTTAGACCTAAGTAGGTATACACGCTAGCTACGAACCCTGCTTTGAGAAGTACATTTACTGTAGCGCGGTACCGCAGCACCACCCTGATGACGCGCACCGGGCGTACTAACAACGTCTGCTGACTGAAGAAAGCTGCAGTGTTCCTGGCCAGGAGCAGGCCAGAGGAAAGGATATGAGTGCGAGTCATGAGATTCAGGAAGGCCATTGGATTGGGCGTGAGCCGAACGCTCCATGGCTGAGTATATTCGAAATACAAAGCACGTGGTATGCCGTCGCAGGTTGTGTACATGCATGCGGAACGCTGCCAGAACCCAAGCAAGCAGTGCCGTTGGTCCTCAGGGAGATCCATGACTGTCAGTGGACAGTAGGGTCCGTAGTGGTCGTATCATGGTATGGCCACGATTGGTGGAGAAGAGCGCAGTGGCCAAGGCGAGTCCAGTCGCTCACTCTGCAGTAGAACTAGTGATGTAAACGTCTCGCATCGGATGTCGCTGCCCTCTGCACTGGAAGTAGTGGCCGCTGTTTGACGGAGGCTTGGGGGTCAGCGGCCCGAGAGCCACTGTGTTGGTGGTCACAGCCCTATGGAGGATCGAATCATGCCACGGCGGCTCAATGGGGATGACTGGTCGCCATGCTTTTCTGATTAATACCTGTACGTATCTGTGTTTGGCAGCCTCGGAGGAACAACAGGGCATATTCGGCGAGTGTCCGATGGCGCCAAGGACGATAGTACTGCGTAGTAACCAATAGAGGTCAAGTCACCGATGTGTTGTCCGGGAGGTGAGCTCTCGCCATGTGTGTTTGTGCGACATGTTCATTTTGTGATCATGTGAATGCAGTGAAGATCTCGAGATCGAATATAGGGTGGATGAATAACACAGATATTCAATCGAACTTTGCGCGCAAGGCTGATTTTTGGTAGTGGAAGTCGAATAATAGGCTAGAACGCTAGCATAAACACCTGGTGCACTCGGCTTTCCCGGTCCGCTGAATCGCGAGTTTTCTAAAAAATTCAGAAAATAAGATATAACTTCGTAGTATGGCTAGATACGAGAATATAAATTTCTAgtagtatagaactaataTAGATCTATCGATAGTTTGAGTTTCGTAATATTAAATACACTATAAGTTAGTAGGAGTTATAGCTGTATATATAAAAGTTTGTCGTAAATTATTAACGTCGATAAGCGCTAAGACTTTGCTATTCTTTGCTCTCGGGAAAATAGACTCTTAGTATATAGCATTTTAAGGCACGTATTCAATAACGTATATTATTATAGTAAGGTAGTAGACGAGTTATAATTTggatctataaagaagagcGCGAGATACGCGAGCTATTTGAATACGCGCCAAGCCCGGGTAAAAGTTGATCCGGCGCCGAGCTATTCACTACGGGGTAGCGCGTTACCTATATACGCGTACCTTTATACGTAACAGTACCCCCCCCTCTAAAAGAAGGAGCTCCTACAACTATTATACTATTTAGAGTCTATACGCGCGGTATAGAGCTAGTATTGCTAGGTAATATAGTAGCGTCCGGTAGTAGACCTTTTTTAATTACTATAAGGCTATATAGAGATAGCGCTTTAGGTAGCTCGATAGGTAGCTTTAGCTTATTCGGATATTAGGCGTAGAACTTAGCTAGTATCTCTTCGTACCTAGGTATTAGATCAACCTATTACTAGGTCTATTGTTcgccgctattataaagTATAGTATACTATACTTACTTATTCTTATACTTTACTACTACGTCGAGTACCTTATCTACTTCCTACTCTTACGTAAGTCCGTCGTCTCGGGCAATTTTAATCGGCGGAGGTAGTAGTATACGCTAACCGGGTATCGGGTCGTCCGAGTCGCGTATAAGGAGGCTAGAGTAGAACATATTATATACTTTTATACCGGGGTATAGGGATAGGTCGATACGGTAAGATTGTCGGCCGATACGCTTAAGGACGGTAAAGGGGCCGAGTCGTTTactatcgagcttcttagataggcAACGTGTTATAATGTATCGTAAGTTAAGAAATACCTTTTCGCTAGCTTAAGAATCCGGTACGGCTAT
It encodes:
- a CDS encoding Phototropin, whose translation is METSTRSGHKLLQKFSTFRKREHRHPRSLDDLTSGRDISDDEQHSRLRNVTSKESLTDPALFPIPPTYTPMPIPDRVSSAKRGETERADSANGSINREHSSGRSKTVTLRGDCDDVSLSFSEFDDGLLQPRSSVSRVKDDAPVRERSRPSSLPVSRSKTSMNNGTSPHNHTNRPSLASVLSGAPPVPATLPEEALVQLQTPSPDKSGIVNTELEVVDDETSWDLIKPSTEAEERNLELYSLEKRAEQLYSQAHLRIILQDPKLLSKFSNILRKCRPWRVNLLTYYLAASKAKKALDYANSLAEVLSSLPHDRGLHPSGVATNAQLEAAAQEAFDALLKDDLHYYITHTWIKAVSTIVQRRITGTLPVRFLETSNGLAEVFCITDPTRKDNPIILASEAFTRHSGCSLEYVLGRNCRFMQGPGTTVDSCRRFAISCQENRDHTEIFVNYRRDGSPFLSLVMNAPLMDSEGKVRYFLGAQVDVSGLLKNCSGMESLSRLVEQDSAHPSGAEEEVLPSPDPYADFKALSDMFDMPEIDIVRKIGGSLQRGLDRAYEPAAEKPAQPSPRVVLEDSGAEHSDQDPVDDVPQDGAASSHSPSQLFKDGGMPGNLSGVYKYYLLIRPHPSLRILFTSPTLRTPGTLQSHFLHRIGGSPRMRSDLETALKHRKNVTARVRWLNEPNEEGEGEGKARWIHCTPLIHYSGMVGLWMVVVVPPLPEAVSVGVSVVGSRGRGGSGGGEGKGRLRLEP